A DNA window from Chiloscyllium plagiosum isolate BGI_BamShark_2017 chromosome 9, ASM401019v2, whole genome shotgun sequence contains the following coding sequences:
- the LOC122553203 gene encoding endonuclease domain-containing 1 protein-like, whose product MYWIMRWCSLVLLSTLIIPWATEGKVVNSFHECSQFFCNGEEPFLFKIIKPKRICQYYRSQFHFATAYSTDLRIPLYSAYRAKTISCEKDRRPNFFFIEPQLDRPDSSDEMSMEQGVENNQALNSDYRNKSYERGHLFPFSFNPGSGKASCTLTNVVPMTRQWNTKWFHFAEKIIKNMMCPPLTTLFVITGAIPSDKFLNERVNIPRGVYSYFSCCSNDSDHRNKPKKKSLKSGGYILQETGMTLITLNELEKLFDESIEVNPKWSEAGRA is encoded by the exons ATGTATTGGATTATGAGATGGTGCAGTTTGGTTCTGCTCTCGACTCTCATCATCCCGTGGGCAACGGAGGGGAAAGTTGTAAACTCTTTTCACGAATGCAGCCAGTTTTTCTGTAACGGCGAGGAACCCTTCCTATTTAAGATCATTAAGCCCAAAAGAATCTGCCAGTATTATCGTTCCCAGTTCCACTTCGCCACAGCGTACAGCACAGACCTGCGCATTCCGCTATATTCGGCTTATAGGGCTAAAACAATAAGCTGTGAGAAGGACAGAAGGccgaatttttttttcattgaaccGCAG TTGGATCGACCTGATAGTTCAGATGAGATGAGCATGGAGCAAGGAGTTGAGAACAACCAAGCCCTCAACAGTGATTACAGAAATAAGTCATATGAACGGGGTCACTTGTTTCCATTCTCATTTAACCCTGGCAGTGGTAAGGCCTCATGCACCCTCACCAATGTCGTGCCTATGACACGGCAGTGGAACACCAAATGGTTTCATTTTgctgagaaaataataaaaaatatgATGTGTCCACCACTTACAACACTGTTTGTGATCACTGGAGCCATCCCATCAGACAAATTCCTTAACGAGCGGGTTAACATACCCAGAGGAGTTTACAGCTATTTCAGCTGCTGCTCAAATGATTCTGATCACAGAAATAAGCCTAAAAAGAAATCACTCAAATCTGGTGGTTACATTCTACAAGAGACAGGAATGACCCTGATTACTCTGAATGAATTGGAAAAACTGTTTGATGAATCCATTGAAGTCAACCCGAAATGGTCTGAAGCTGGAAGAGCTTGA